A single genomic interval of Romboutsia ilealis harbors:
- the galU gene encoding UTP--glucose-1-phosphate uridylyltransferase GalU has protein sequence MQKKVRKAVIPAAGLGTRFLPATKAQPKEMLPIVDKPTLQYIIEEAVASGIEEILIITGRNKKSIEDHFDKSVELELELENKGKKELLEIVQNISNMINIHYIRQKEPRGLGDAIYCARHFIGDEPFAVMLGDDIVDNEVPCLKQLMNAYEEYRTTILGVQTVDAKDTNKYGIIGAKYIEDKVYKVKDLVEKPEQGKAPSNIAILGRYIITPEIFDVLETLPPGKNGEVQLTDALRMLSKKEAMYAYDFDGVRYDVGDKLGFLKATVDFALKRPDLKDDFIQYLKEVCVRFDKKITEIE, from the coding sequence ATGCAAAAAAAAGTAAGAAAAGCAGTTATACCTGCAGCAGGATTAGGAACTAGATTTTTGCCTGCAACTAAGGCACAACCTAAGGAAATGTTACCGATAGTTGATAAACCAACATTACAATATATAATAGAAGAAGCTGTTGCTTCAGGCATAGAAGAAATACTTATAATAACAGGAAGAAATAAAAAATCTATAGAAGATCACTTTGATAAATCTGTAGAATTAGAGTTAGAATTAGAGAATAAAGGGAAAAAGGAATTATTAGAAATAGTTCAAAATATATCTAATATGATAAATATACATTATATAAGACAAAAAGAACCTAGAGGCTTAGGAGACGCTATATACTGTGCTAGACATTTTATAGGGGATGAGCCATTTGCTGTGATGTTAGGTGACGATATAGTTGATAATGAAGTACCTTGTTTAAAACAGCTTATGAATGCATATGAAGAATATAGAACTACAATATTAGGTGTTCAAACAGTTGATGCTAAGGACACAAATAAATATGGTATAATAGGTGCAAAATATATAGAAGATAAAGTATATAAAGTAAAAGATTTAGTTGAAAAGCCAGAACAAGGTAAGGCTCCATCAAATATAGCTATTTTAGGTAGGTATATAATAACTCCTGAAATATTTGATGTGCTAGAAACGTTGCCTCCAGGTAAAAATGGAGAGGTTCAACTTACAGATGCATTAAGAATGTTATCAAAAAAAGAAGCAATGTATGCTTATGATTTTGATGGAGTAAGATATGATGTTGGAGACAAGCTTGGGTTCTTAAAGGCTACAGTAGACTTTGCATTAAAAAGACCAGATTTAAAAGATGATTTTATACAATATTTAAAAGAAGTGTGTGTAAGATTTGATAAGAAAATAACTGAAATTGAATAA
- the glpX gene encoding class II fructose-bisphosphatase — translation MDRNLALELVRVTEAAALASSKFMGKGDKNGADGAAVEAMRRAFESVNISGEVVIGEGELDEAPMLYIGEKVGKSASDSIEVDIAVDPLDGTTLIAKGLPNVISVIAIGSKGSLLNAPDTYMKKIVVGPGAKGAIDLNKTAEENIIAVSKALGKKTNQMTIAVQDRERHNYIIDAARKLGTRIQMFGDGDVATAIATCFDETGIDMMMGIGGGPEGVITAAAIKCMGGDMQAQIYPLSEQEVNRCYELGFTDEELEKVLTIDDLAKGDNLFFAATGITEGDLLSGVKHIGGNRAKTQSVVMRAKTGTIRFVDAIHSLDKNDILVDLMKKYSIE, via the coding sequence ATGGATAGAAATTTAGCACTAGAACTTGTTAGGGTAACTGAAGCTGCAGCTTTAGCGTCGTCAAAATTTATGGGGAAAGGCGATAAAAATGGAGCTGATGGAGCAGCAGTAGAAGCAATGAGAAGGGCTTTTGAGTCAGTAAATATAAGTGGAGAAGTAGTTATAGGAGAAGGTGAACTTGATGAAGCTCCAATGTTATATATTGGCGAGAAAGTAGGTAAGAGCGCTAGTGATAGTATTGAGGTTGATATAGCTGTTGATCCATTAGATGGGACAACTTTAATAGCGAAAGGTCTACCGAATGTTATATCTGTAATAGCAATAGGGTCTAAGGGGAGTTTATTAAATGCTCCAGATACATATATGAAAAAAATAGTAGTAGGACCAGGAGCTAAGGGTGCTATTGACTTAAATAAAACAGCTGAAGAAAATATAATTGCTGTGTCTAAAGCATTAGGAAAAAAGACAAATCAAATGACAATAGCAGTTCAAGATAGAGAAAGACATAATTATATAATTGATGCAGCTAGGAAATTAGGAACAAGGATTCAAATGTTTGGAGATGGAGATGTAGCTACTGCAATAGCAACTTGTTTTGATGAAACAGGAATAGACATGATGATGGGTATTGGTGGAGGCCCAGAAGGTGTAATAACAGCAGCTGCTATAAAATGTATGGGTGGAGATATGCAAGCTCAAATATATCCATTAAGTGAACAAGAAGTAAATAGATGTTATGAATTAGGGTTTACAGATGAGGAATTAGAAAAAGTATTAACTATTGATGACTTAGCAAAAGGAGATAATTTATTCTTTGCTGCAACTGGTATAACAGAAGGTGATTTATTAAGTGGAGTAAAGCATATTGGAGGTAACAGAGCGAAAACTCAATCAGTAGTAATGAGAGCAAAAACAGGAACTATAAGATTTGTTGATGCTATTCATAGTTTAGATAAAAATGATATATTAGTTGATTTAATGAAAAAATATAGTATAGAATAA